From Oryza sativa Japonica Group chromosome 4, ASM3414082v1, one genomic window encodes:
- the LOC4336519 gene encoding NAC domain-containing protein 7 produces the protein MDAFSHVPPGFRFHPTDEELVDYYLRKKVALKKIDLDVIKDIDLYKIEPWDLQEQCKIGNEEQNEWYFFSHKDKKYPTGTRTNRATTAGFWKATGRDKPIYVKNCLVGMRKTLVFYRGRAPNGQKSDWIMHEYRLETNEYGAPQEEGWVVCRVFKKRVAAVQRAAGDGGDSPFWFNEHVAFMAPAPGLDSPYHGHRQSHPCKLEVEYHHHLLPQEAAPFMHLPRLESPKLPAADIIVATAASSALQPCGHTTAQQLQLQIEPVYVTADASAADWRDLDKLVASQFGHGDSTAKEPSYCNPVQVFQVEGKQEDSLDYVSTSASCGGEEDLWK, from the exons ATGGACGCATTCTCCCATGTCCCGCCAGGTTTTCGTTTCCACCCTACTGACGAGGAACTCGTGGATTACTACCTTAGGAAGAAGGTAGCACTGAAGAAGATAGACTTGGACGTCATAAAAGATATTGATCTGTACAAAATTGAGCCTTGGGACCTACAAG AACAATGCAAGATTGGAAACGAGGAGCAGAACGAGTGGTACTTCTTCAGCCACAAGGACAAGAAGTACCCGACGGGCACACGCACCAACAGGGCGACCACTGCCGGCTTTTGGAAGGCCACCGGGAGGGACAAGCCGATCTATGTCAAGAACTGCCTTGTTGGGATGAGGAAGACGTTGGTTTTCTACAGGGGCCGGGCTCCCAACGGACAGAAGTCGGACTGGATCATGCACGAGTATCGCTTGGAGACCAACGAATACGGAGCTCCCCAA GAGGAAGGATGGGTGGTCTGCAGGGTGTTCAAGAAGCGAGTCGCGGCGGTGCAaagggcggccggcgacggcggcgactcaCCTTTCTGGTTCAACGAGCACGTCGCGTTCATGGCGCCGGCGCCAGGCCTCGACTCGCCGTACCATGGCCACCGCCAGAGCCACCCTTGCAAGCTGGAGGTAGAGTatcaccaccacctccttccTCAGGAGGCGGCGCCGTTCATGCACCTCCCAAGGCTGGAGAGCCCCAAGCTACCGGCCGCCGACATCATTGTCGCCACCGCAGCGTCGTCCGCTCTCCAGCCGTGCGGCCACACGACGgcgcagcagctgcagctgcagatCGAGCCGGTCTACGTGACGGCCGATGCGTCGGCAGCAGATTGGAGGGATCTTGACAAGCTGGTGGCGTCTCAGTTCGGCCACGGCGACTCGACTGCGAAGGAGCCCAGTTACTGCAATCCGGTGCAGGTGTTTCAGGTCGAGGGGAAGCAGGAGGATAGCTTGGATTACGTGTCCACGTCTGCCTCctgcggaggggaggaggattTGTGGAAATAG
- the LOC4336518 gene encoding protein YABBY 5 yields MMSSAPETFSLDHLSQHQQQQPPPLAEQEQLCYVHCNFCDTILAVGVPCSSLFKTVTVRCGHCANLLSVNLRGLLLPAAASTANQLPFGQALLSPTSPHGLLDEVPSFQAPASLMTEQASPNVSSITSSNSSCANNAPATSMASAANKATQREPQQPKNAPSANRTSEKRQRVPSAYNRFIKDEIQRIKASNPDITHREAFSAAAKNWAHFPHIHFGLMPDQGLKKTGIQSQDGAGECMLFKDGLYAAAAAAAAATAASSMGVTPF; encoded by the exons ATGATGTCGTCGGCGCCGGAGACGTTCTCGCTGGACCACCTCtcgcagcatcagcagcagcagccgccgccgctcgccgagcAGGAGCAGCTCTGCTACGTGCACTGCAACTTCTGCGACACCATCCTCGCG GTGGGCGTGCCGTGTAGCAGCCTGTTCAAGACGGTCACCGTGCGGTGCGGCCACTGCGCCAACCTGCTCTCCGTCAACCTCCGCGGCCTCCtgctcccggccgccgcctccaccgccaacCAGCTCCCCTTCGGCCAGgctctcctctcccccacctCACCGCACGGCCTCCTT GATGAGGTGCCGTCATTCCAAGCGCCGGCGAGCCTAATGACCGAACAGGCGAGTCCCAACGTGAGCAGCATCacgagcagcaacagcagctgtGCTAACAacgcgccggcgacgtcgatggcgtcggcggccaaCAAGGCTACCCAGCGAGAGCCGCAGCAGCCGAAGAACGCGCCGTCAGCCAACAGGA CTTCAGAGAAGCGGCAGAGGGTTCCCTCGGCATACAACCGATTCATCAA AGATGAGATACAACGCATCAAGGCAAGCAATCCGGACATCACCCACAGGGAGGCTTTCAGCGCTGCTGCCAAGAAC TGGGCCCATTTCCCACACATCCATTTTGGCCTGATGCCGGACCAGGGCCTGAAGAAGACCGGCATACAAAGCCAG GACGGAGCTGGGGAATGCATGCTCTTCAAGGACGGTCTCTacgctgcagccgccgccgctgcagcagcCACAGCAGCATCTAGCATGGGTGTCACTCCATTCTAA